One genomic window of Glycine soja cultivar W05 chromosome 9, ASM419377v2, whole genome shotgun sequence includes the following:
- the LOC114425710 gene encoding uncharacterized protein LOC114425710, which produces MTHSLNDVEAIHATPVSICNPTNYDIGCDDVVNNQKNENEIPPATQNSKPKRGRPFKTPPESIKNWYVIRKERKIANRFDTTYIHMETDFRCRSLKEIKNNEKYGSPPRRQKVKAQAKEESNDKTKNETEEMVVAQRKAKAEVMRTFVEEFLSEAYHNQLHMFDP; this is translated from the exons GTTGAAGCTATACATGCAACACCAGTATCCATTTGCAATCCTACTAATTACGACATTGGTTGTGACGATGTTGTTAACAACCAAAAAAATGag AATGAAATCCCACCTGCGACACAAAATTCAAAGCCAAAACGAGGAAGACCCTTCAAAACGCCACCTGAATCGATTAAAAATTGGTATGTTATACGCAAAGAACGAAAGATCGCCAACAGGTTCGATACG ACTTATATTCATATGGAGACAGACTTTCGGTGTCGGTCTTTGAAGGAGATTAAGAATAATGAGAAATATGGAAGTCCTCCTCGACGTCAAAAAGTGAAAGCACAAGCCAAAGAAGAAAGCaatgacaaaacaaaaaatgaaacagaa GAAATGGTtgttgctcaaagaaaagcgaAAGCAGAAGTTATGAGAACTTTTGTTGAAGAGTTTCTTTCGGAAGCTTATCACAATCAGCTTCACATGTTCGACCcataa